In Eleutherodactylus coqui strain aEleCoq1 chromosome 4, aEleCoq1.hap1, whole genome shotgun sequence, the following are encoded in one genomic region:
- the RSKR gene encoding ribosomal protein S6 kinase-related protein has translation MGAASSDTKSYASLPGNLWPPPLKSLWNGGIQSSSRLSQLWDTGRTVKNKLKTSHQNNPPEEKAAERTLPQCISLFLPEFPVWSPSAQPELKILGCVAKGSLGPVLKVFNCTEQKIFALKVLPKGEVLRRNTLRQCKEEVSIQRQVKHPFIQCLGESWQGQRHLFIMCNYCVYGDLYSLWMSAKCIDEDTIRLFATELVSVLVYLHDLGIMHRDVKMENILLDERGHLKLSDFGLSKHLPFGERAYTICGTLQYMAPEVLSGGPYSHSADWFSLGVLLFAVATGEFPVAPATDHMNMLERVNDATYDVPVTVSRGLSHLLKELLCRIPRQRLRFLHQFKTHIFFRGMTFDPKLLQKSPVDLVLQMRKSEVTIQSDFGGFEDFDWELTQPFQLPCPA, from the exons atgggagctGCAAGCAGTGACACAAAG AGCTACGCCTCTTTGCCAGGCAACCTGTGGCCTCCTCCCTTGAAAAGTTTGTGGAATGGGGGCATCCAGTCCTCATCACGACTGAGCCAGCTATGGGACACTGGACGTACAGTTAAGAACAAGCTTAAGACATCGCATCAGAATAACCCTCCAGAGGAGAAGGCGGCCGAGCGGACTCTCCCACAATGCATCTCTCTATTCTTGCCAGAGTTCCCAGTTTGGTCTCCATCTGCACAGCCAGAGTTAAAG ATTTTAGGTTGTGTTGCTAAAGGCTCCCTTGGTCCAGTACTCAAGGTATTCAACTGCACTGAGCAGAAGATCTTTGCCTTAAAG GTATTACCCAAAGGGGAAGTTCTCCGTCGTAACACGCTGAGACAGTGTAAAGAGGAGGTCAGCAtacag AGGCAAGTAAAGCATCCATTCATCCAATGCCTTGGAGAGAGCTGGCAGGGACAGCGCCATCTGTTCATCA TGTGCAACTACTGTGTATATGGAGACCTGTATTCCTTGTGGATGTCTGCCAAGTGCATTGATGAAGACACAATAAGGCTATTTGCTACTGAATTGGTATCTGTTTTAG TGTATCTTCATGATTTGGGTATCATGCACAGAGATGTTAAG ATGGAAAATATCCTACTGGACGAGAGAG GACACTTGAAATTGTCAGATTTTGGGCTTTCCAAACACCTTCCTTTTGGAGAGCGCGCATATACCATCTGTGGGACCCTTCAGTACATGG CGCCTGAAGTCCTCTCTGGAGGTCCTTATAGTCATTCTGCCGACTGGTTTTCCTTAGGAGTCCTATTATTTGCAGTTGCAACTGGGGAG TTCCCTGTTGCGCCTGCTACGGACCAtatgaacatgctggagagggttAATGATGCAACCTATGACGTTCCAGTGACTGTAAGCAGAGGACTATCACATCTATTAAAGGAG CTGCTGTGCAGAATTCCAAGGCAGAGGCTTCGTTTCCTCCATCAATTCAAAACCCACATTTTCTTCCGGGGAATGACTTTTGATCCCAAACTGCTCCAAAAATCCCCAGTTGACCTCGTCTTACAAATGAGGAAATCGGAAGTTACCATACAATCAGACTTTGGTGGTTTTGAAGATTTTGACTGGGAATTAACACAACCCTTTCAGTTACCTTGCCCAGCCTAA